Proteins from a single region of Companilactobacillus farciminis KCTC 3681 = DSM 20184:
- a CDS encoding deoxynucleoside kinase — MIVLSGAIGAGKSSLATVLSEHLGTEAFYEQVDNNPVLPLFYKDPKKYAFLLQIYFLNKRFESIKKAMVQDNNVLDRSIYEDSLFFHMNADMGRATPQEVKVYDELLANMMQELPYAAAKKAPDLLVHLDISYDTMIHRIEKRGRSYEQPEQDPTLPEYYHNLLSRYDGWYDDYDYSPKMKIDGDKYDFVENPEDRQKVLDLIDEQLRVRGTLD; from the coding sequence ATGATCGTATTGAGCGGCGCAATTGGAGCCGGTAAGAGTTCATTGGCTACGGTGTTATCAGAACATTTAGGAACAGAGGCTTTCTATGAACAAGTTGATAATAACCCAGTTTTGCCACTATTTTATAAAGACCCTAAGAAGTATGCCTTCTTGCTACAAATTTATTTCTTAAACAAGCGTTTTGAATCAATCAAGAAAGCTATGGTACAAGACAATAACGTTTTGGACCGTTCAATTTACGAAGATTCACTATTCTTCCATATGAATGCTGATATGGGACGTGCTACACCACAAGAAGTAAAGGTTTATGATGAGTTGTTAGCTAACATGATGCAAGAACTACCATACGCTGCTGCTAAGAAAGCTCCAGACTTGTTAGTTCACTTGGATATTTCATATGACACAATGATTCACCGTATCGAAAAACGTGGACGTTCATATGAACAACCAGAACAAGATCCAACATTGCCAGAATACTACCACAACTTACTTTCACGTTACGATGGTTGGTATGATGACTATGATTACAGTCCTAAGATGAAGATTGACGGCGACAAGTATGACTTCGTTGAAAATCCTGAAGACCGTCAAAAGGTTCTTGATTTGATTGATGAACAATTACGTGTTCGTGGTACTTTAGATTAA
- a CDS encoding QueT transporter family protein, whose product MSNLKTRDITQLALIAALYVAVTIAPGISAFSYGQIQFRVSEILMLLPFFNHKYSWSLIVGCFVSNIFSASLGVADLILGTLATAIACLIITRIPADNKFLWAVPVVCAVVNGIIVGAELYFILKLPFWLNFVTVGFGELVVVAIGAVVFYFLMQNQSFSKLIR is encoded by the coding sequence TTGAGTAATTTAAAAACAAGAGATATTACACAATTAGCATTGATTGCAGCTTTGTACGTAGCTGTGACGATTGCTCCAGGAATTTCAGCATTTTCTTATGGTCAAATTCAATTCCGTGTTTCCGAGATTTTGATGTTATTGCCATTTTTTAATCATAAGTATAGTTGGTCGTTGATCGTGGGATGTTTTGTTTCTAATATTTTCAGTGCTTCGTTAGGGGTAGCTGATTTGATCTTAGGAACTTTAGCAACTGCAATTGCTTGTCTAATTATTACTAGAATTCCTGCTGATAACAAATTTTTATGGGCAGTTCCGGTTGTCTGTGCCGTGGTCAATGGAATTATTGTTGGAGCAGAGCTTTATTTTATTTTGAAGTTGCCATTTTGGCTTAACTTCGTCACGGTCGGCTTTGGTGAGTTGGTCGTAGTCGCAATCGGTGCAGTAGTATTCTATTTCTTGATGCAGAATCAAAGTTTCAGTAAATTAATAAGGTAA
- a CDS encoding glycosyltransferase family 4 protein: MNIGIFTDTYFPQVSGVATSIQTLKSDLERKGHSVYIFTTTDPNVPKNTIEPNIFRLASVPFISFTDRRIAIRGMFHAVDLAKELKLDIIHTQTEFSLGMMGKFVAKQLKIPFVHTYHTMYEDYLHYVLNGHLLKPYHVKQMTRLFLKNASGVVAPSKQVKETMDRYGIKAPVSIIPTGVDLSEYTKPVNASAVREKLGIAEDTPVILMLSRIALEKKIDHMLKSMPELLKYNPKIMLVIVGDGPDMDELVQMSKDLGISDNVIFTGEVEHEKISPYYHMANLFVSSSDTESQGLTYIEAIASGTKIVVRSAPYTDALLTDPSVGVTFSEDDQLVPKIKTYLEHPNSFDDRDARKKVLYGISSDGFGNSILDFYRRSEDYFVREKLSDSSIDPEEYSND; this comes from the coding sequence ATGAATATCGGAATTTTTACCGATACATACTTCCCTCAAGTTAGTGGGGTAGCTACATCGATCCAAACCTTGAAGAGTGATTTGGAGCGTAAAGGTCATTCGGTGTATATTTTTACGACGACTGATCCTAATGTTCCTAAGAATACGATTGAGCCAAATATTTTCCGTTTGGCTAGTGTTCCTTTTATTTCTTTTACTGATAGAAGAATCGCCATTCGAGGGATGTTTCACGCAGTCGATTTAGCTAAAGAATTAAAATTAGATATCATTCACACGCAGACAGAATTCTCGTTAGGTATGATGGGTAAATTTGTTGCAAAACAACTCAAAATTCCATTTGTTCACACATATCACACAATGTATGAAGACTACTTACATTATGTATTGAACGGACACTTGTTAAAGCCATATCATGTTAAGCAAATGACACGATTGTTTTTAAAGAACGCTTCGGGGGTCGTTGCTCCTAGTAAGCAAGTTAAAGAGACAATGGATCGCTATGGCATCAAAGCACCAGTTTCTATCATTCCGACTGGAGTTGATTTGTCAGAGTATACTAAGCCAGTCAACGCCTCAGCCGTTCGTGAGAAATTAGGTATCGCTGAAGATACGCCAGTAATTTTGATGTTGAGTCGAATTGCTTTGGAAAAGAAGATCGACCATATGTTAAAATCGATGCCAGAATTACTGAAGTATAATCCAAAGATTATGTTAGTTATCGTCGGTGATGGTCCAGACATGGATGAATTGGTTCAAATGAGTAAAGACTTAGGAATCAGTGATAATGTTATTTTTACTGGTGAAGTTGAGCACGAAAAGATTTCACCTTATTATCACATGGCTAATTTGTTCGTTTCATCCAGTGATACCGAATCACAAGGCTTGACTTACATTGAAGCAATTGCTTCCGGAACGAAGATCGTAGTTAGAAGTGCACCTTATACAGATGCTCTTTTGACTGATCCTTCAGTTGGGGTTACCTTTAGTGAAGATGACCAATTAGTGCCAAAAATCAAGACTTATTTGGAACACCCTAATTCATTTGATGACCGTGATGCTCGTAAAAAGGTTCTCTATGGTATCTCATCAGATGGATTCGGTAATTCGATTCTTGATTTTTACCGTCGTTCCGAAGATTACTTCGTAAGAGAGAAACTTTCAGATTCATCAATCGATCCAGAGGAGTATTCTAATGATTAA
- a CDS encoding glycosyltransferase family 4 protein: protein MIKINMFSSADKVAGQGVGSAYKELINLLKEHFSDEFEVKINDYSKSDLSHYHTIDPQFYASTFSKKRGRKIGYVHFLPETLEGSIKLPKPARSIFYKYVISFYKRMDQIVVVNPTFIDKLVAHGLDRDKIKYIPNFVSTDNFYEKTAEEKAEFRKKIGIPEDKFVVFGDGQVQERKGIDDFYKLAQTNPDIQFIWAGGFSFGKITDGYDRYKDMIDNAPANMKFTGIVDRNDLVNYYNICDLFLLPSYDELFPMSVLEAFSCGAPVLLRDLELYRAIIDGYYQKADGFSDMNAFINKANQDRSILKSFKKKSKEAATQYSEENLSKIWYDFYTSQYKIAKQGK, encoded by the coding sequence ATGATTAAAATTAATATGTTTTCATCAGCTGACAAAGTAGCCGGACAAGGAGTTGGCAGTGCCTATAAGGAATTGATCAACTTGTTAAAGGAACACTTTAGTGATGAATTTGAGGTCAAGATCAATGATTACTCAAAGAGTGATTTGAGCCATTATCATACGATCGACCCACAATTTTACGCTTCGACTTTTTCAAAAAAGAGAGGTCGCAAGATTGGCTACGTGCATTTTCTACCAGAAACTTTAGAGGGTAGTATCAAATTGCCTAAGCCAGCTCGTAGTATTTTTTATAAATACGTCATCAGCTTTTACAAACGTATGGACCAAATCGTCGTGGTTAATCCAACTTTTATTGACAAACTAGTTGCTCACGGCTTAGATCGAGACAAAATCAAGTACATTCCTAACTTTGTTTCAACTGATAATTTTTACGAAAAGACGGCTGAGGAAAAAGCTGAATTTAGAAAGAAAATCGGCATTCCTGAAGATAAGTTCGTTGTCTTTGGCGATGGTCAAGTTCAAGAACGTAAGGGAATCGATGATTTTTACAAGTTAGCGCAAACTAATCCTGATATTCAATTCATTTGGGCTGGTGGATTTTCTTTTGGAAAGATAACAGACGGTTATGATCGTTATAAAGACATGATCGACAATGCGCCTGCTAATATGAAATTCACAGGAATAGTTGATAGAAATGATTTAGTAAATTACTATAATATTTGTGATTTATTCTTGTTGCCTTCTTATGACGAATTGTTCCCAATGTCAGTTTTGGAAGCTTTCAGTTGCGGTGCACCAGTCTTATTGAGAGATTTGGAATTGTATCGTGCTATTATTGATGGTTATTATCAAAAGGCCGATGGTTTTTCTGATATGAATGCTTTTATCAACAAAGCTAATCAGGATCGTTCTATTTTGAAGAGCTTTAAGAAGAAGTCTAAGGAAGCTGCCACACAATACTCAGAAGAAAATTTGAGTAAAATCTGGTATGATTTCTATACGAGTCAATATAAAATTGCTAAACAGGGTAAATAA
- a CDS encoding lysylphosphatidylglycerol synthase transmembrane domain-containing protein produces MNRKHIAALFVMLGLGIGIFWWEAKDINFNSLVSTFKGLNYFWLAVAFLSILLSYGVEAMVLHTLLKRKGERKFGWWEMYRIPLIQALFNAITPFSSGGQPAQLIGLMQSKIDGGRASSVLLMKFVIYQLMVLVNFIVAMLVSFKSVARHFSGLATLIVFGMVIHVATISFLLMIMYYYDFTKKMVQIVLKPVLFFLKEEKRDKILQSAMSSIDSFYNESLVLKREKKKVLKASLLTILQLFLYYFVVYFVLLALNCDHVNVVDVLVMHIMIVMIVSIFPIPGGSGGAEFSFKTLFAGFIPSPSGLVLGMFLWRFITYYLGMFLGIIAVSKKPKIEQQVANKSMERK; encoded by the coding sequence ATGAATAGAAAACACATAGCAGCACTTTTTGTAATGCTAGGATTAGGAATTGGTATTTTTTGGTGGGAAGCCAAAGACATCAATTTCAATTCTTTAGTTTCAACCTTTAAGGGGTTAAATTATTTCTGGCTAGCGGTGGCATTCTTGTCAATTTTGTTATCGTATGGCGTTGAAGCAATGGTTTTACATACCTTATTGAAGAGAAAAGGAGAGCGTAAGTTTGGTTGGTGGGAAATGTATCGGATTCCCTTGATCCAAGCTTTGTTCAACGCAATCACACCTTTTTCATCTGGCGGTCAACCAGCTCAATTAATTGGTCTAATGCAGTCAAAAATTGATGGTGGACGAGCTAGTTCGGTTTTATTGATGAAATTTGTCATTTATCAACTAATGGTATTGGTGAATTTCATCGTAGCAATGTTGGTCAGCTTTAAGAGTGTGGCACGACATTTTTCTGGATTAGCAACGCTGATTGTTTTTGGAATGGTAATTCATGTCGCAACGATTTCTTTCTTGTTAATGATCATGTATTACTATGATTTCACCAAAAAGATGGTGCAAATTGTATTGAAACCGGTTTTATTTTTTCTCAAAGAGGAAAAACGTGATAAAATTTTACAGTCAGCTATGAGTAGTATTGATAGCTTCTATAATGAAAGTTTAGTTTTGAAACGTGAGAAGAAGAAAGTTCTCAAAGCTTCTTTACTAACAATCTTGCAGTTATTCTTGTATTACTTCGTAGTTTACTTTGTTTTACTAGCACTAAACTGCGACCATGTGAATGTTGTTGACGTCTTAGTCATGCATATCATGATCGTGATGATTGTCTCAATATTCCCAATCCCTGGTGGATCAGGTGGGGCGGAATTCAGTTTCAAGACATTGTTTGCTGGATTTATACCTTCTCCTTCAGGTCTTGTTTTGGGTATGTTTTTATGGAGATTTATTACGTATTATTTGGGGATGTTCTTAGGGATTATTGCTGTTTCGAAGAAACCGAAAATTGAACAACAAGTTGCTAATAAATCTATGGAGCGAAAATAA
- a CDS encoding LTA synthase family protein has translation MKRITKGISNFLNTRLGFVILAVFLYTLKTIYAYETKFNLGVKGSIQTFLMIINPIPVMLLLFGISLYMKGRKSYIFLLIVDFLDTVWLFSNILYYREFSDFLTMVLIKGSGSVSNNLGKSIMGILKPTDFLVFTDVIILILLLAFHVIKVDIRRLNWRIPVLVSSLAVLLFGANLTLAESDRSQLLTRTFDNNYIVKYLGLNVFNVYDMIKTTKTNAVKSQAKSSDIDSIEKYMKNNYAQPNVEYTGVAKGKNVFIIHLESLQQFMIDFKWDGEEVTPNLNKIYHEDDTLSFDNFFNQVGQGKTADAELMLENSLFGLPEGSAMVTDGTTNTFQAAPAILDQEAGYTSASFHGDVPSFWNRDNAYKSWGYDYFFSSEYYKEKKSYNIGYGMKDKIFLKDSAQYIEQLPQPFYAKLITVTNHYPYTLDKKNQTISKTDTGDSTVDGYVQTARYLDQSIGEFMNWLQETGLDKNSMVVLYGDHYGISNNHKKAMAKLTGIKGFNEFNDAQYQRVPFMIHMDGLKGGINHTYGGEIDVLPTLLNLLGISNKNMIQFGSDLLSGEHSQVVAFRNGNFVTPEVTKVGSTYYNTKTGKVDKKISAAEKAKLSNKVTTELSLSDRVINGDLLRFHKLPGFKKVNTKDYSYKKSKALKELKKARTKNGTSLLAQNDNKSMVDLYQTDAPELSSDK, from the coding sequence ATGAAGCGTATTACTAAAGGTATTTCTAATTTTTTAAATACTAGGCTGGGTTTTGTGATCCTGGCTGTATTTTTATATACTCTTAAAACCATTTATGCTTATGAAACTAAGTTTAACTTAGGTGTTAAGGGATCGATTCAAACATTCTTGATGATCATCAATCCAATTCCGGTGATGCTGTTATTGTTTGGTATCTCACTGTACATGAAAGGTAGAAAGTCTTATATTTTTCTACTGATTGTTGATTTCTTGGATACAGTCTGGCTGTTCTCGAATATTTTGTACTATCGAGAATTCTCTGACTTTTTGACTATGGTACTTATCAAAGGTTCAGGCTCAGTTTCCAACAACCTTGGTAAAAGCATCATGGGTATTTTGAAACCAACTGACTTTTTAGTCTTTACTGACGTTATTATTCTGATATTATTGTTGGCCTTTCATGTCATCAAAGTTGATATTAGAAGACTTAACTGGCGGATTCCCGTATTAGTCAGTTCTTTAGCTGTATTGTTATTCGGAGCTAACTTGACTTTAGCTGAAAGCGACCGTTCACAGCTTTTGACAAGAACTTTCGATAATAACTATATCGTTAAATATTTAGGACTAAATGTCTTTAATGTCTACGATATGATTAAGACAACTAAGACGAATGCGGTTAAATCCCAAGCTAAGAGTTCGGATATCGACTCGATTGAGAAGTATATGAAGAATAATTACGCTCAGCCTAACGTTGAATATACCGGCGTTGCTAAGGGTAAAAATGTCTTTATTATTCATTTGGAAAGTTTGCAGCAGTTCATGATCGACTTTAAGTGGGATGGTGAAGAAGTAACTCCTAACTTGAATAAGATCTATCATGAAGACGACACACTTAGTTTTGATAACTTCTTTAACCAAGTTGGACAAGGTAAAACGGCTGATGCTGAGTTAATGCTAGAAAACTCACTCTTCGGATTGCCAGAAGGTTCAGCCATGGTTACAGATGGTACAACGAATACTTTCCAGGCAGCTCCAGCTATTTTGGATCAAGAAGCTGGCTATACTAGTGCTTCATTCCACGGGGATGTACCTAGTTTCTGGAATCGTGATAATGCTTATAAGTCATGGGGATATGACTACTTCTTCAGTTCTGAGTATTACAAGGAGAAGAAGAGCTATAACATCGGTTATGGTATGAAGGATAAGATTTTCTTGAAGGACTCTGCCCAATACATTGAGCAATTGCCACAACCTTTCTATGCTAAGTTGATCACTGTTACGAACCACTATCCATATACATTGGATAAGAAGAATCAAACTATTTCGAAGACTGATACTGGCGATAGTACCGTTGACGGCTATGTTCAAACGGCTCGCTATTTGGATCAATCAATTGGTGAGTTCATGAACTGGCTACAAGAGACTGGTTTGGATAAAAATAGTATGGTCGTTTTATATGGTGACCACTATGGTATTTCTAATAACCACAAGAAAGCTATGGCTAAGTTAACTGGAATCAAAGGATTCAATGAGTTTAACGATGCCCAATACCAACGTGTACCATTTATGATTCATATGGATGGACTAAAGGGTGGAATCAACCATACTTACGGTGGTGAAATCGACGTTCTACCAACCTTGTTGAACTTATTAGGGATCAGCAATAAGAACATGATTCAATTTGGTAGTGATTTACTATCAGGTGAGCATTCGCAAGTAGTGGCATTTAGAAATGGTAACTTTGTCACGCCGGAAGTAACTAAAGTCGGTAGTACTTACTACAATACTAAGACGGGTAAAGTGGATAAGAAGATCTCTGCGGCCGAAAAGGCTAAATTATCGAATAAGGTAACGACTGAATTGTCGTTGTCAGATCGTGTTATTAATGGAGACCTCTTGAGATTCCACAAATTGCCAGGATTCAAGAAAGTTAATACTAAGGACTACTCATATAAGAAGAGTAAAGCTTTGAAAGAACTCAAGAAAGCACGGACTAAGAATGGAACTAGTCTATTAGCACAAAACGACAATAAGTCGATGGTAGACTTGTATCAAACAGATGCCCCTGAATTGAGCTCAGACAAATAA
- a CDS encoding IS3 family transposase, with protein MKQQHRLAYQAIKEVSQNNHGAITVLLRVVGVSRQAYSKYWTRTETEKELQDKLLKERIMYWYELNTKTIGAGKILINLLADNQITFKVSLKQVKRLMRELDIKCQSRIKKHNRSKQKEIYIQDNVLNQNFEVTGPNQVWLCDSTEIPYGLNGEYKVRLSGVLDLYGRYLISSNISLTETSAAEIIVFQRAFTKAGNVCPMVHTDRGSAFTSLSFGNFLDEHGVIRSMSRPGTPYDNSPMERWWSEFKLRWMNRHPMPKTYKELVKLVNEGIHYFNHINRSQTINGHTPAEHWDMAI; from the coding sequence GTGAAACAACAACATAGATTGGCTTACCAGGCAATAAAGGAAGTCAGTCAAAATAATCATGGAGCCATAACCGTTTTACTGCGCGTTGTCGGTGTTAGCCGACAAGCATATAGCAAATACTGGACTCGTACAGAAACGGAAAAGGAACTTCAAGATAAGCTATTAAAAGAACGTATTATGTACTGGTACGAATTAAATACTAAGACTATTGGTGCAGGCAAGATATTGATTAACCTATTAGCGGATAATCAAATCACATTTAAGGTTTCACTTAAACAAGTGAAACGTTTAATGAGAGAATTAGACATTAAATGTCAGTCTAGAATCAAGAAACACAATCGTTCTAAACAAAAAGAGATTTATATACAAGATAATGTACTGAATCAAAATTTCGAGGTAACGGGACCTAATCAAGTCTGGTTATGTGACTCAACAGAAATTCCTTACGGCTTAAACGGCGAATATAAAGTCCGTTTGAGTGGAGTTTTAGACCTCTACGGTCGTTATTTAATTTCAAGTAATATCAGCCTTACAGAAACTTCAGCAGCTGAAATAATTGTATTTCAACGTGCATTTACAAAAGCTGGTAATGTGTGTCCGATGGTCCATACGGACCGCGGATCAGCGTTTACGTCATTATCATTTGGAAATTTTTTAGATGAACATGGCGTTATTAGAAGTATGTCAAGACCAGGTACACCGTACGATAATTCACCAATGGAACGTTGGTGGAGTGAATTCAAATTACGTTGGATGAATCGCCATCCAATGCCTAAGACTTACAAAGAACTAGTCAAACTTGTCAACGAAGGAATTCACTATTTCAATCATATAAACAGATCACAAACAATAAATGGCCATACCCCAGCAGAACACTGGGATATGGCCATCTAA
- a CDS encoding helix-turn-helix domain-containing protein — translation MPRSKHSLQEKLDLVLGFKESTYPLRTFARKNNIVHKTFRRWVHLFDQYGIDGLKEITKRTKYSYKFKLQVVTDYLEGKGSLETIAYKYGLRNTFQVSDWVFKYNNGKLLKDGSPRKKNSIMKKKITFEERIEIVEYVVKGKHTYKEAAEKYSISYQQVRSWVLKSKDGGYKALIDGRGHHKAKDDLTELDKAHLKIRELESQLKDQKLIEEFAKKLQEIQHRG, via the coding sequence ATGCCTAGAAGTAAACACTCACTTCAAGAAAAGCTAGATTTAGTGCTAGGATTCAAAGAGTCAACTTATCCACTCAGAACATTTGCCAGAAAAAATAATATTGTTCATAAAACTTTTCGTAGATGGGTCCATCTCTTCGATCAATATGGAATCGACGGCCTGAAGGAAATAACAAAGCGTACAAAATATTCATATAAATTTAAATTACAAGTCGTGACAGACTATCTTGAAGGTAAAGGTTCTTTAGAAACCATTGCCTATAAATATGGTTTAAGAAATACTTTTCAAGTATCGGACTGGGTGTTCAAGTATAATAATGGAAAACTGTTGAAGGATGGCTCACCAAGAAAGAAGAATTCCATTATGAAAAAAAAGATAACCTTTGAAGAACGTATCGAAATCGTAGAGTATGTCGTTAAGGGCAAACATACTTATAAGGAAGCTGCAGAAAAGTATTCCATATCTTATCAACAAGTTCGTTCTTGGGTTTTAAAATCCAAGGACGGCGGTTATAAAGCTTTGATCGATGGCCGGGGCCATCACAAAGCAAAAGATGACTTAACAGAATTAGATAAAGCGCATTTAAAAATCAGAGAATTGGAATCCCAATTAAAAGACCAAAAATTAATTGAGGAATTCGCAAAAAAATTGCAAGAAATTCAGCACAGGGGGTGA
- a CDS encoding tyrosine-type recombinase/integrase, giving the protein MPKKRVSKTIKPYVLKNGQTRYKFAIRVDDKHTTTKRGFYTPNEAEIAYINLREEILNNDFDRHGGHIKFQEIYEAWLSSYMNTVKPTTFYKTKKVFELHIIPFFGEKYIKDIDVNDCQRALDNWVANLIHYKIVCNYTNSVFKEAIRRDYISRNPMDRLSIPKRSNRMDEVEKKRNRKNFYTIEEQERFLKMARKSDYEKYAFFRLIAFTGLRREEILPLKWKDLNGNKIMINKALVFIDNQGYSIQSTKNEDIRNLILDSETVSVLENWKKLQQKKVFLKDQENQYIFYSTTTDDHYSINTPRRWQKVINNAIDLNHNVTLHGFRHTHGTLLLDNNPNLTVKDLQKRLGHKDLSTTMNIYLHATDKSDNKILDALNNLDKKSKKSNDDKDK; this is encoded by the coding sequence ATGCCTAAAAAGCGAGTTTCAAAAACAATAAAACCCTATGTTCTAAAGAATGGCCAAACTAGATATAAATTTGCTATAAGGGTCGACGACAAGCACACAACTACCAAACGTGGTTTCTATACACCTAATGAAGCGGAGATTGCCTACATCAATCTGAGGGAGGAAATACTTAATAATGACTTTGACCGCCATGGTGGCCATATTAAATTCCAAGAGATATATGAAGCTTGGCTTAGTAGTTACATGAATACAGTTAAGCCAACAACTTTTTATAAAACTAAAAAAGTATTTGAACTTCATATAATCCCCTTTTTTGGCGAAAAGTATATTAAAGATATTGATGTGAATGACTGTCAAAGAGCCCTGGATAATTGGGTAGCCAATCTGATTCATTACAAAATTGTATGCAACTATACTAATAGCGTGTTTAAAGAAGCTATTAGACGTGATTACATATCAAGAAATCCAATGGATCGTTTATCTATTCCAAAGCGTAGCAACAGAATGGATGAGGTTGAAAAGAAAAGAAATCGAAAAAATTTCTATACTATTGAAGAACAAGAACGATTTTTAAAAATGGCTAGAAAATCCGACTATGAAAAATATGCTTTCTTCAGACTCATAGCATTTACTGGTTTAAGACGTGAGGAAATCCTTCCTTTAAAGTGGAAAGACCTCAATGGTAATAAGATTATGATCAATAAAGCCCTGGTATTCATCGATAATCAAGGCTACAGCATTCAATCTACTAAGAATGAAGATATCAGGAACCTGATACTTGATTCTGAAACAGTATCAGTCCTAGAAAATTGGAAAAAGCTGCAACAAAAAAAGGTCTTCCTGAAGGACCAGGAAAACCAATATATTTTTTACAGCACTACGACTGATGATCACTATTCCATCAATACACCACGAAGATGGCAAAAAGTAATAAATAATGCAATCGATTTAAATCACAACGTAACACTTCACGGATTCAGACATACACATGGAACATTGCTACTTGATAACAATCCTAATCTAACTGTTAAGGATTTGCAAAAGCGATTAGGACATAAGGACTTATCGACAACAATGAATATCTACCTTCATGCTACTGATAAATCTGATAATAAAATTTTAGATGCTTTAAATAATTTAGATAAAAAATCTAAAAAAAGCAATGATGATAAAGACAAATAA
- a CDS encoding DUF6414 family protein produces the protein MSDNSEHKEIIYLDNVEMSSTLAQLDHGLMESIQRGNSSSNTDESSKSKNGGLGASAVLKAELSASQSSSESRTESEQKFVNVVFNDYQLDMLIDDLIEKKMIASVEKAGAGEFVKINSGFDFFDFNILAGLNPQLYVIFMKLTHQSSESIKDTKIAFKNIQTLGEIFSSIMPNTYLIKTDGSLSMLERNNFRMNQGQIQMLSGSNRKITIIGIVENTALTNDRGMDKFASGDLSKIGGIMPSFADTMLQSIGILNNGDKLIKPIAAYL, from the coding sequence ATGAGCGATAATAGTGAACATAAAGAGATTATCTATTTAGACAATGTAGAAATGTCATCCACATTAGCACAATTAGATCATGGCTTAATGGAATCAATTCAAAGAGGAAATTCATCATCAAATACTGATGAAAGTTCAAAAAGTAAAAATGGTGGTTTGGGTGCTAGTGCAGTACTAAAAGCTGAATTATCTGCAAGTCAGTCATCTTCAGAATCAAGAACTGAATCAGAACAAAAATTCGTTAACGTCGTTTTTAACGATTATCAACTTGATATGTTAATTGATGATTTAATTGAAAAGAAGATGATTGCCAGCGTAGAAAAAGCTGGTGCTGGTGAATTTGTTAAAATAAATTCTGGCTTTGATTTCTTTGACTTCAATATTCTTGCTGGATTAAATCCACAGCTTTATGTAATATTCATGAAATTAACACATCAATCCTCTGAGTCCATAAAAGATACAAAGATTGCTTTTAAAAACATTCAAACACTTGGTGAAATTTTTTCAAGCATAATGCCTAATACATACCTGATAAAAACAGATGGCTCTTTATCTATGCTAGAAAGAAATAATTTCAGAATGAATCAAGGCCAAATACAAATGTTATCTGGATCAAATAGAAAAATCACAATTATAGGTATAGTTGAAAATACTGCACTAACTAATGATCGTGGTATGGATAAATTTGCTAGTGGTGACTTAAGCAAAATCGGTGGTATAATGCCGAGTTTTGCTGATACTATGCTACAAAGTATAGGTATATTAAATAACGGCGATAAGCTAATTAAGCCCATCGCCGCATACTTATAA